A single Cyclopterus lumpus isolate fCycLum1 chromosome 1, fCycLum1.pri, whole genome shotgun sequence DNA region contains:
- the cxcl8a gene encoding interleukin-8 isoform X2 — protein sequence MMSSRVFAASIVVLLALLATSEGMSLRSLGVELHCRCIQTESRDIRSLISTVELIPANSHCDDTEIIATLKKTSQKVCLNPKVHWVKRMIKRFMSNRR from the exons atgaTGAGCAGCAGAGTCTTCGCCGCCTCCATTGTGGTGCTCCTGGCCCTCCTGGCCACCAGTGAAG GGATGAGTCTGAGAAGCCTGGGAGTGGAGCTGCACTGCCGCTGCATCCAGACGGAGAGCCGAGACATCCGCTCCCTCATCAGTACGGTGGAGCTGATTCCCGCCAACTCCCACTGCGATGACACCGAGATCAT TGCCACTCTGAAGAAGACCAGCCAGAAGGTCTGCCTGAACCCCAAAGTCCACTGGGTGAAGAGAATGATTAAGAGGTTCATGTCCAA
- the cxcl8a gene encoding interleukin-8 isoform X1, giving the protein MMSSRVFAASIVVLLALLATSEGMSLRSLGVELHCRCIQTESRDIRSLISTVELIPANSHCDDTEIIATLKKTSQKVCLNPKVHWVKRMIKRFMSNSRR; this is encoded by the exons atgaTGAGCAGCAGAGTCTTCGCCGCCTCCATTGTGGTGCTCCTGGCCCTCCTGGCCACCAGTGAAG GGATGAGTCTGAGAAGCCTGGGAGTGGAGCTGCACTGCCGCTGCATCCAGACGGAGAGCCGAGACATCCGCTCCCTCATCAGTACGGTGGAGCTGATTCCCGCCAACTCCCACTGCGATGACACCGAGATCAT TGCCACTCTGAAGAAGACCAGCCAGAAGGTCTGCCTGAACCCCAAAGTCCACTGGGTGAAGAGAATGATTAAGAGGTTCATGTCCAA